From a single Natronorubrum tibetense GA33 genomic region:
- the udk gene encoding uridine kinase: MSIPSFVIGIAGGTGAGKTTVSRTVAETVGEAVTRIPLDNYYQDLSHLAFEERADINYDHPSAFEWELLQEHLNSLLMGQAVEMPQYDFEIHNRKDERVTVEPTDVIVLEGILSLYDDDILEMLDLRVYVMTDADVRILRRIERDVIDRGRDLEGVIEQYLGTVKPMHEQFVEPTKKNADVIIPEGANRMAVDLLIEKVQAELVTDGTKPEPELPAELSFDGSRTE, translated from the coding sequence ATGAGCATACCGTCGTTCGTCATCGGGATCGCCGGCGGGACGGGGGCCGGGAAGACGACCGTCTCGCGGACCGTCGCCGAAACGGTCGGCGAAGCGGTCACCCGTATCCCGCTCGACAACTACTATCAGGACCTCTCGCATCTCGCCTTCGAAGAGCGAGCGGACATCAACTACGATCACCCCTCGGCCTTCGAGTGGGAACTCCTACAGGAGCACCTCAACAGCCTGCTCATGGGTCAGGCGGTCGAGATGCCCCAGTACGACTTCGAGATCCACAACCGCAAGGACGAGCGCGTCACGGTCGAGCCGACCGACGTGATCGTCCTCGAGGGCATTCTCTCGCTGTACGACGACGACATCCTCGAGATGCTCGATCTGCGGGTGTACGTAATGACCGACGCGGACGTCCGGATTCTGCGACGGATCGAACGCGACGTCATCGATCGCGGGCGAGATCTGGAGGGTGTAATCGAACAGTATCTCGGGACGGTCAAACCGATGCACGAGCAGTTCGTCGAACCGACAAAGAAGAACGCGGACGTTATTATTCCCGAGGGCGCGAACCGGATGGCAGTCGATCTGCTGATCGAGAAGGTACAGGCCGAACTCGTGACCGACGGGACCAAACCGGAGCCCGAACTCCCCGCCGAACTCTCGTTCGACGGATCGAGGACGGAGTGA